A window of Magallana gigas chromosome 8, xbMagGiga1.1, whole genome shotgun sequence genomic DNA:
acAGAAGTAGAATGTTTTCTAACGTGTTTGGACATTGTGTTATTAAGTATATTTACAaggtaaaaattcaattttgaagaTGAAGCAGCCATGATGGATCTGAATGATGTAGACTTTGATGAGGATCTTGGTATCAAGAAAGAAGAAACTAATGAGAAATTGGTCAAACCAAAAAAGGAAATATCCATGTGAGTAAAAGCTGTATGCACATTGCCAATTAGTGAAgaattgaattacatgtacttatgattttacaattttcacattttcagtCCATTTGAAACACTGTctacaggatgggagaaatatcaaaatgactCTCAGGAGGAATCTGTGGCAGAGGTCAAAGTTGACACATCAGAGCTGCCATTGGTTACTTCATCTAATGGGGAACAAGTCCTGCGATTCTATTGGCTGGATGCTTATGAAGATCCATATAGCAGTCCAGGTATTTGTACTGTACAGTTTATATGGAAAATAAGGAGATGAATGTAATGATAAAGCAGATGTGCATTTGTAAGTCAGACGGTAAATTTAGAAATGTATATTTCcatgtattgtaatttttcaGGCACTGTTTACTTATTTGGAAAGGTTTGGATAGAGAAAGCCAAAGTCTATGTGAGCTGTTGTGTGACTGTGAAGAATATAGAGAGGAGAATATATGTACTTCCCAGATCAACAGTAGGTGTTTCTAGATTTCAGATTTATTTCACATGTAagataaggtaaaaaaaaaaaatgtgctgaGAGATCTGGCTTTCTCTTTTATAGCTTTGATTTTTCTTATGATCCTgtataatgttaattttgtcGCCATCATTACCACATGTATACGCTGAACATTGTAATTTTAGGTTATCTTGTTCTTAAGATTTCCATAGATTAGcatgaaagtttttaaaaactttataaacTTGTAAGTTGTAACGAAGTTTGAAAGTTTGgtataaaaagtattttaagagtgatgataaaaataacagtTTTGCAATTGCTTTTTGTTCACTGATGTGCATGCACATGAATTTTCTTGATTCTTACAGAGAAAGAACTTGAAGTCTGGCTCTGACACTGGGATAGATGTCACCATGGTTGATGTGTACTCTGAGTTCAATGAGAAAATAGCGGAAAAGTTCAAGATACCAAAGTTCAAGTCCAAGGTAATGGAGAGCTTTAGTTATTGATGCAAAGATGTGCTATGATCAATATAATTAACTGCTTCAAGAACTTGTATTAGACAGTGTAAATGTGCATTTTGTAGAAAGTCACCAAGCAGTATGCGTTCGAGAAGGTTGATGTTCCAGTGGAGTCTGATTATTTAGAGATCAGGTTTGGGGTAAATATCAGATGTTATTAAGCCTCCTGGGGAAAACTGTTTTTACCTATAATACTTTAGATattaaaattactaaaaatgTACTGATTTTTAATACAGGCAGAGATTCCACCATTACCCAGGGATTTAGAAGGAGAGACGTTCAGTCATGTATTTGGCACTCACACATCATGGTGAGATCAGGAATTTTGAATACCAAacctatatatttacatgaattgaTGTGAAATTGAAAGTGTAAAAGAAGCCTGCATAAATAGAATGCATGTACATTATGAACTTTCTTGTGAATTTTGAGGAGGGAGAATATTATATGTGATATTGTATTTCAGTTTGGAGCTTTTGCTTATTGATTCCAAAATGAAAGGACCTGGATGGTTGGACATTAAGCTTCCTCGTGAGTTAACATCGGAATAAgcaatatgtttataaatagcTTGACATTGGAAAGTATGTTTTTTGAGACAAGTTTGTTTTATCCAACTTGACCTGACATCTACCTTTTCATTGTAGAGATAGTAAACCCCCAAGTCAGCTGGTGTAAAATAGAGGTagctaaaaaatatttatcgaaAGTAAAATTGACAATGTACATGAAATATGTATCTGTataattacattgtacatgtaacatttggTATATCTAAATGTgtgtttacataaaattgatTGATAGGTCAGCATCAGTAAGCCAGAGTTGTTGTCAGTTGTTAGTGACCAGCAGCTGACCCCGCCTCCTCTTGTCGTCATGACGTTAAACCTTAGGACCCTCCCCAACcacaaaaatcatcaaaatgaaGTAAGTACAAGAAAAGATAGCAGCCCCATCATCACCAAAATTTTCACATCACTCAACTCGGTCCTCAACTcaaatctttaaaagaaaagtatataaGTTTGAGGACAAAACTCAGACTTGAGTCTGAGCAATGACTTCAGGAAAGTTGGTGACAGCAGGGATTGTTCacttatgtaaacatgtaaatgGTGTTTCGATAGATACAGACTTCTTTATATTGTGCTCTTTGCGACCTAGAAAAAAACTTATAaagtatctaaaaatttgagATACAGGGGTTAAAATTCATAAAGTAACAGTGATTGGGACTTTCAACTCCCTTTGACATACCCATGATATTCAGTATGTTGATGTAAGAGATATTCAAAGTTCAATTTTATGAGCCAAAAATCCATCCTGTACATACATTAGTTATACCAAAGTCTCTAAAAGAGGTCAGAGGAAGGTAAATGGAAACATGATCTCAGAAATTGCGAATAACCATGAAGTAATTCTGTGTTTCAGATTGTAGCAGCCACCTGTCTTGTCCAGGAATCTTTCAGTATCGATAAACCTGCACCAAAAAACCCATTCCAACAACATTTCTGTGGTAACTTATGTTGatattgttgtatttttatgtaCAATGATGATTCTTTTATGGTATACATGTGTAAATTAGAATGGGACAATTATGCTGCATCTTAAAATCAACAGATAATATCTTAAATTTGATCATAGTTCCACCTTGATGCATATTTTTACCTACACTTagttgttaaataaaaaatcttatcttCACAAAATTGTCATCTTTacataattgaataattttgcttttttttttttttctgttttttgttaTTTGAGTTATTGCCTAATACTTTAATATTAAAGATTATTTGTTTCAGTTTTAACAAAACCCAGTGATAGTCTTTTTCCATTTGACTTTCGAGAGAAGCTTCAAAAAGAGGTATGTcctgaataaaaaaagaattgatctgctgtataaaaaaaaatactcttaTGATTATCTggatataatatttaattttgctgtttaaaaaaaatgcttttcttGTACTGTTTGAAGGGAAAGAAATTACGGGTTGAAATGCTTCCCAATGAAAGAGCCTTAATGGGATTCCTTTTGGCCAAGATTCATAAATTAGACCCAGATGTCATTGTAGTAAGTTTCTTGAAATACAATAACCTCTTTTTGTGTGACTTTTCTTAGAATTTGAATAATGTACTTTGATATGagacttttacatgtatttcacagGGGTGAATTTTCAGAATTTTGTCATGCCAGAATCTTTTTATTATAGGGACATGACAtctttggatttgatttagatTTAATCCTCCACAGAATAAATGCCAACAAAGTTCCTCACTGGTCAAAAATTGGGAGACTCAAAAGAACCAAAATGCCAAAATTATCAGTAAGGAAGATTTGTGGATACGCTttagtgtaaaaaaaattccttcttCTATTGCATAGAATGCCTCCTCCCATGCAGTATCCTTACATTGTGAATGATTTAGAATATGTGTGTGTGATATACACGGTAGTACATAAGGCAAAATAATAGGTGATTTATTCACAGCTATATTACATCACATGCTACTGCATTAATTacttttattacaattttgagAAGGGAATATCTTGATTATTAAAGCTagcaaaaaaaaacctgtaaaagAATTATTCCCCTGCTCAAATCTTGCAATAAAAGAAAATCCCTACCTGCTGCATGGAATTACATTTGGAAAAATTGTGCCTGTGAAactaaagatttttttccaCTATAACTTCATTTAACGGTACTTAcatgaaatgtttaaataggGACCCGGTCACAGAGGGTTTGCTGATAAAACAGCAGCCTGTGGGCGACTTGTGTGTGACATTAAATTGTCGGCCAAGGAACTCATCAGATCCCGGAGTTACGACCTCACGGAACTAGCCAATGTCATACTGAAGTCCAAGAGGCTGGAGTTAGACTATGATCAGATAcgcaacatgtacatgtaagaaccAATCATTATACCTCAAAACTCTTTCTTCTTTGACtgctacatgtaattatacccccgctccgaaggagagggggtatactgttttacccttgtgtgtctgtctgtctgtccgtccgtctgtctgtccgtccgtaacaaaaatttctgtcgcatttatctcagcaactatttatcgcagatgcttgaaattttaacacagtgtttgttaaggcatgccatatcgtgggatatatttttgtaccaatcggacgtcaacttcctgtaaaatgacgactttgcttattttttaaccaaaattttcaaacaaattttcgtcaaagatttctcagcaactgtttatcgcagatgcttgaaatttttacacaatatttgtataggcatgccatatcgtgggatatatttttgtaccaatcagacgtcaacttcctgttaaatgacgacattgtttatttttagcaaaaattttcaaacaaatttccgtcaaagaattctcagcaactatttatcgcagatgcttgaaatttttacacagtatttgtataggcatgctttatcatgggatgtatttttgtaccaatcagacgtcaacttcctgttaaatgacgactgtttattttttgccaaaattttcaaacaaatttccgtcaaagaattctcagcaactatttatcggagatgctttaaattttaacacactatttgtttaggcatgccatattgtgggatatatttttgtaccaatcggacgtcatctttctgttaaatgagtactttgtttattttagcctaaattttcaaacaaattttcctcaaagatttctcagcagctatttatcgcagatgcttgaaattttaacacactatttgtttaggcatgccatattgtgggatatatttctgtaccaatcgaatgccagctttctgttaaatgtcgactttgcttattttgcatattcacatcagtgcgggggtatcactagtgagcattggctcacagatatcttgtttcttCTGTTTTGGTATTGTATATCTGAAATATGGTGATGTGATTTTGTATATGATTTTAGGTCATCACAACAGTTACTTCAGTTACTCGAGTTAACGTTGATGGATTCTACATACATTTTGCGAATTCTGTACGAGTTAAATGTTCTTCCATTGGCTCTTCAGATTACCAGCATCTGTGGAAATGTGATGGTAAGCAAATCTCTTTTAAAAGATCTTGTTTTATATCATACTTGTTTTGTATGAAATCGCTCAGATACATGTAGTAAGATTCTGTGTATATTGTGacttaaaaagtttattttatctAAAGACAAGAACGTTACTTGGAGGGCGGTCAGAGAGAAATGAGTATCTACTGCTGCATGCCTTTACAGAGAAAAATTTCATCGTTCCAGATAAAGAGTACAAAAAGACGGTAGTGGTAAGTTTGTTCTGagaaatatatgtatgtgtAATTGGATATATCTATTGATTGTTTCCCCCGTATTGTCCATTGATGTAGTTGAAAGtcttgtttttaagttattttgatatcttATATCATGAAGTGGCATTACTtaataattacagtatttacCATGCTAATGAACACTTCCAATTCATAGTTagtaaaaattttgataaaaatttacatgtacaattatgtGCTTAATGAAACTGATTTGAATGACTAAACAGAAAGAGGCAATAGATGATGACGAAGCAGAGGATGGTGGGAAGGGAGGTAAATCCAGCGGCCGACGGAAACCTGCCTATGCTGGGGGTCTTGTTTTGGATCCCAAGAAAGGTACGAAcacaaaaaagttctagttattatcgATTTGATCATTAAGCATCTTTAAAGTAATGACAGATACCTTGTTTTAACATGTATGAATAATGAGACTTTGGCTCTGTTGTAGGATTCTATGACAAGTATATTTTGTTGCTGGACTTTAACAGTCTTTACCCCTCCATTATACAAGAGTACAACATCTGTTTTACCACAGTTAGCAGAAACGCTGTACAACAGGTAGGGATTGTCATAGAACTTAAGATATTGTCAGATATTTCCATCTCATGCATTTCTGATTTACATTTActacagtactgatcagacccaacctgacagaaagtaaacccctgGGCTTCAGGGTTGGCAAAAAAGCGGGAAATACTCATATTTCCCAGGACGGTGGGAAATACTGgtaattcccgggaattactggtatttcctgggaaatactgggaaataaagTACAACTACATATTATAGTACTTCATACTTAAGACATTAGTCTTAATTAAATCTGTAGGGATGTAGACAATAGTACACCTTGTCAGCAATGACATTTTATaatgttctttgattttaacaagttttgacTGGTCAGTAATGCATTGGTTATCTCTTATGAATACTCAAAACATGGTTCATTCATATAccattgtaatttgtttttaaggcTTTAATCAGGTATAGGTGCATCTACACAGTTATCATAAACATGATATCAAAGGTTCCATTTTCTGGTTATTTGGTGAATATGAAAATGGGGCAagcaaattgtgaaaaaaaaagtgtgacTGTGTCACTACCTCAGTATGAAACACACCTAAGAAGAAGCCAATTAGCCCCACTCATAGTCTATATCTCCCCAAAACAGGAGCACAAAACTGTCAagtgtaattatttattaaaacaacatgtgtgattattgaatttttacttGTAACACCTACActaattataacagtttattttgtgctttgaattataaatctgtaaaacacaaaacttgaggttaaaaaaaaaatggactaAAATTTGTACATTAGCAGCTATAGAAATCTTTTGGAATAGGTGATCTGGTgaatttaagatttataaactgGCAGTGAAATGGGGAAGTATAATAAATTGGTTTTTGATGCTTACTGTTCATATCTTTTATCATAAACATAAGTTTTACATTGAACaaactaaagaaataaaaattataaatttgtatttcccagtatttcccagTTTAGTGGAAAACAGTAGTATTTACCGGGAtgggaaataccggtatttaccacCGGTAATTCCCAGCACTGGTATTTCCCGGCCAACCCTGCTGGGcttacttcgggtttactagagtggacccagagaaAACCCAGAATGGACACAGGGTAAACCctgatcagaagtatacccttGAGCGCAGAAGCTACTGTGTATTCAGAATATACAAGAGGCAAGAATTAGAGGCAGTAGGATGATTAGATAAaagacaggtctgcttcacacttcagtgcctACAGTTGACGTCAAAAGCAATATCCAAGTAACCCCAAAGTAAACCTTGaatggacccaaattttcaaaaagtgaacCCCAAAAATAAACCTGGGGTTCAGTCGGGGTTTACTCTTGTGTTAAGTTGGGTCTGGTTGGTACTTTATTTATTGAACATGTATCGAACAAGAATGCTTTAATCACAGGCATGTCTGATTGATACAAGTACTTAAAAGTGGTTATTAATGCTGGTGGTTTAGTACATGTTTTCCTTAGTCAAACAGTATGAGTTGGTATTAAATATGCTATTGCGTGATTTACCACTTTAAAGTTTGTAATGTTGTAAACATGCGCGTGGGGATATTTTACGCAGTTTTAAGCTTACCAggtattgtttaattttcccactcgtaaataaccactttacAGTATATACTATTcatggtatttttcaaaagttgcaCCAGTATTGAACAAGAGTTTGTTCTGATTAACAGAGTGAAAAAGATGATGAGGAGCCAATAATAGAGCTACCTGACAAAGACCTGGAGCCTGGCATCCTGCCAACAGAGATCAGAAAACTGGTGGAGAGCAGACGACAGGTCAAACAGCTGATGAAGGGCGACATCTCAAACGAGCAGTACATGCAGGTGATTAACAATCTGGAGACAGATATAAATTCAGATTGTCTACTCACCTTCACTTTTAACTTATTTTTGATCCCAGAAAGAaagttatattttgtttaataattatcCCCGTTTTAGATTGGTTCATTAAAAATTAGGGCAAATGGAGGGAAATATCTCTGTATACACCACTTGCTTGTCTTTTACATGTCCTTGACTTTATTTTACGACATTTCAGTATGACATCAGACAGAAAGCTCTGAAGCTGACTGCCAACAGTATGTACGGTTGTCTGGGATTTAGCCACTCCAGGTTCTTTGCCAAACCTTTAGCAGCACTTATTACAGCAAAGGGTAGAGAGGTCAGTGTCaaaaatacagtatatataaGATATTGATAAGTGAGTTACAAAATTGTATTGCATAcaaaccatatacatgtagttcttgTAGTTCAATACATGTAAAGGAGCCTGAAATAAATCTTTCATTATTgttgtgaaaaaaatcaatgaaaattttcatattttgcatttggAAGATAACATTTATCCAGTTACTCTCTTTTACAGATTTTGATGAAGACGAAAGACTTAGTGCAATCTGTAAGTAAGGTTTTAAACATAGAGCATATCAAACTTTTacacttttattttattctaattGCTTAAGTCCTTTTTCCTCCTTGTTACAGATGAATCTGGACGTTATCTATGGAGACACAGACTCCATCATGATCAACACTAACTGCAACGACATTGATGCTGTCTATAAAGTCGGCAATAAGGTTAGCTTATACATGGCTTCTACAATCTTCGAACATTGCATATACATGCACCTCGAAGATCACTGAAGCAtacttacacatgtacatgtagatcagGAGAAATGAGAAACACTTTTGATCGCTAAATTTGATAAAAGACTTTGTCAAAGAGGGACAATTTTACATGATTGATGTAAAGTTTACCTGTACCTGTTTATGTAGATGGAAAGAAAACATTGCTATTGGAGATTTCTTACTCTAAGATCTTGTCAAAGAGTGTTGTACTATATTTGACTGAATGTTGACAGGTGAAGTCTGAGGTGAACAAGCTGTACAAGCTGTTGGAGATCGACATTGACGGAGTGTTCAAGTCCATGTTGTTACTGAAGAAAAAGAAGTACGCTGCACTTAGTGTCTCCAAAGGACCGGACGGAAAGTACGTGGAGCACAAGGAACTGAAGGGGTTGGACATCGTCCGCAGGGACTGGAGTGACCTAGCCAAAGAGGCAGGAAAGTAGGTCAAATGGACTTTCTCTGACTCTTTACTCTAAAATATGACTACACACAAGATATTTAGAGCTAAATATAATGGTATGGATTCATTTAACTCTTAAATTAGGTTCACATTTACTTTGTGTATGCTGTGCTAATAATTTCAGATCAAATGCATGTCGTAGTAGACTGACTTACATGTAATGcaatgtacagtacatgtacttctttttTCTTAGCTTTTGACTTGTTGAACTTTGTTATTATTGATTACCACTAGTTTGAgttgaattaaatgaaaatgttcataTGTGCATTTTCTGTTCTTTTATGCCAATTTCAGCTGTTTGATTCCAtgaacatttcatttattaatgacTTAAACGATAACTCTGTTTTGCAGCTTTGTTGTGGAACAAATTTTGTCAGGGGAAACTCGGGAAACAATTGTTGAGAACATTCATAGCAAACTGATGGAAGTTGGAGAGAAAGTTAGAAATGGTGATATTCCAATAGAATTGTACTACATTACTAAGGtacagtatatatttacatgtaactataaagTATAGATTGTTCTTGCAAGGAGATCAAGATGATTAGATCAGTTAGTCATCTTATTTCCTTGAGAATATGCTATTTAAATCCATATTAATTactaaatatgattaattaattGTAGCAACTCACAAAAAATCCTGAGGATTACCCAGACAAGAAAAGTCTACCTCACGTTCAAGTAGCCCTGAGAGTCAACAGTAAGGGAGGAAAGAAAATGAAGGCAGGAGACACGGTGCCCTACATCATATGCGCGGTAAACTTTATTCATGGATTATGATTAAAGGTTCAATTTTCTTCCTTCATAGGACAATTAAAGtatatgtcatattttctttaacAAGGATGGTTCAACCTTGGCAGCATCACAGAGAGCATATCATCCAGAAGAGCTAGCAAAGAGTAACACCCTCACAGTCGGTTAGTGATGACGTAAACTATATATTCTTGACTTTACAATGTTGGTAAACCTCAGTAAATGTACAGTTATATGTCTATACAAATTAAGATGCTTTGTGCTTTTCTTTCAGACACTAAGTACTACCTCTCCCAGCAAGTCCACCCTGTTGTGTCCAGGCTGTGTGATCCGATAGAGGGCACGGACGCTGCTCATCTGGCCGAGTGTTTAGGTATGTATGCACTTTGTATACAATATAACTATCAAACTTGATGTATACAATAAACTACTTGATCAAGTTTATGCTAATTAATATTTGCAGGGCACCTCTGCATTGGTTTAATTGATCAAAGATTAAGAGGAATAacttggttaattttttttttggttggggGTAAAaatgagttattcccctttgctAAAACAACTCGGCATCAACCATatgcaaatatttataaaaaaaataataaatcaaacttaaaattatttctttttaacctAATGGTCTGAAGCACTGCAAATTtgttaataaaagaaatcaatgcGATATGAGTGATATATGTATAAGTGTTGGCCCAAAAATGTACTCTGATGCGGCATTACATCTAATACAGTGtcacaaaaatatgaaaagatgaaaatcaaaagttgCAGTATATAGATCAATGTTAAAACATaacagttttaatttcattgaagGTCTGGACCCATCAGGTTACAAACATACAGCCAGATATGATGAAGAGGATGAAGCTTTGCTCAATGGAACCGAAATTTCTGATGAAGAGAAATACAGAGACTGTGAGAGATTTAAGTTTGTGTGTCCCAACCCATTATGTGGTCGAGAAATTATTGTAGATGCTGCCTTCACTGGAGCTGTGAGTATTGttgcaaagaaaatatttgcataaaagCTGTAAAGAGAACATTATTTAGTCATTCAATTCGTAACTGAAGGATAAGTGGccaaatttgtttttactgaCTGAACTTTGCTTAACATTTTATTTGTGTCAaatttgacaaatttgaattaaataaagaaacatttgtACCTAGAATCATCTAACTATTCATATGTTGTTAATGTTTTATTACCCTACTTCATTCCATTCTCAAAGTAATCAATGAATTATTTCTCAAAGTAtccaataatacatgtacctgtatataaaGTTATTAAGTAGATgcaaatcattgaaaaaaaaaaaggattctGTGTTTGATGGTGCTCTTTTTCACGTTCAATCCCAtctactatatacatgtatacaatgtaaCACTGGGTTTCAGGGGGAGTGGACAGAATGTGCAATTGGTGTTTGTCCAAATAAGGAATGCAAGACTAAACTAGATGAGAAAACTCCCTACATCTGTAACAGACTACGCATGGACATTAGAAGGCACATACAGAAATATTACCAGGTGATATCAATATTCTTTTCTGTAAGGGTAAAATGATACAATGTCATCATGATTCGATGCAATTTTTGGTAAACATATTCATCAAATTTTGTTTCGATGATTATTGTTTTATTCCTTTATAACATGCAgtaaattacaatattatatattcatatattatatgtacataaagCCCCTTTAACAATTGGTGCtcgagcactttacaacactttgcaATCAGATAGTTTAGCTGCGCATGATATGTCTTGCATTTGTTGCATGTGTTTTAGTGGTCATATCAAGTCGCCTCAAAAAGATTCAAACGAAACGCTAATTGTCTTAAAAGGAAGTCGCttgcttttttggtgtagtagtatgTATCAGGGTCTAACCGGAAATCAATGtatgaatgaattttatattttataatttgtttatacCATGCCCTTTCGAAAATTCCCTCAGAAACATCTGTAAACTACTTGTATACAGCTGTTATTCGATAGTGTTTACTTTTGAGTTTAATTCAGTTTTAGTGGAgctgcaaaaaaaattattgttctaTTCTTGATGCAGATATCTGGGAATGGTGGTTGTCATCTGCGTTTTAACACgaaatctgcaaaattttcTCTATGTTGTGGTATATCTGTTCAAACTGGTTGAGACCTTGAAGACCTTAAAGATATTGAGCATATTTCAACTCAGTTGATTATACAATGTAGTAGCATGTTTAGTTACATCAAActccattttgaaaatataaaaatatcactcATGATTTGATTTAATGACCTGAGACACAGTAACCAATCAGAGAGCTTGTTCTATTGGGAATCATGTACACCTTTATTTTTAAcgaatcaaataaaaataatccgGAAAGACTCAAAGATTGTATGGAAGGCTTTGAATCGCTAAGAAGTCACATGTTGCATTAGTTCACCCCTCCTTATCTGTACACATGTAGGATTTCCGCTTTCTTCCATAAGCGACTGTTCAACAAGATAGTTAACTGTTATGTTCCTGTTTTGTTTAGGGGTGGCTAAAATGTGAAGATGCGGCGTGTGGAACAGTGACCAGAAGAGTTCCCCTGACCTTCCAGAGAGGTCATCCTGTGTGCCACGCCTGTCATCGGGGGCTTCTCCACCCACTGGTAAAAATCTCTATGCATGTTGTCTATATACAGCTTTATACAGTTGTATACACGACCTCTATACAAATAGAGACTGTTTGTTGTCCACATTCAGAATTATACATTTGAAGAAGTCACTTGGATGTCTAAACACATGGCCTCTATACATGTGTAGACAGTTGTCAACATACATATCTCTATACATGTGTAAACTGTCAGTTGCCTTCACACATGACCTCTATACATGTGTAGGCTGGCTCTCAGTTGTCTACACACATGACTTCTATACATGTGTAGACTTGTTCTTCTACACATGTGTAGACTGTCAGTTGTCTACACACATGATCTCTATAACACGTAAAGAAGTCACTTAGTTGTATACTTacatcattgtacatgtattgattgtCTACACTCATGCTGATTTTCTTGTAGTATACAGACACCATGTTGTACACACAGCTGTGCTTTTATGAACACATCTTTGATGCTGATAAAGCTCTCAAGTCCATGGCAGATGGCACAGAAAAAAGTATGTACATGTGACAGTATTAAGTAACCATTAATAGTTGTCAGTATTAAGTAAACATTAATAGTTGTCAgtat
This region includes:
- the LOC105343069 gene encoding DNA polymerase alpha catalytic subunit isoform X2, producing MAPAPEKDDGTNDQDDVQEQGLAKSRSRREKRDRGGRSAALERLKKVKETGEKHKYDVEEEKNVYDIVNEDEYSEIVRQRQDDDWIVDDDGAGYVEDGREIFDDDLSEEPGANKGKKEEKKKSKNPNIVRPGSKPKTTIKSMFAAQSSTGGSKLKSEKDVSLANDDLLGDLMEELHQGPADGMMKPLPIKLKKKGFSATKSPLNPFNTNIPSSGAQPVKKKPIIKTEPRAVPIKLEPRSLPRPNIPDPEDNFDEVDGIDMGMGPAVKQEIVEDLPQSSECQDEAAMMDLNDVDFDEDLGIKKEETNEKLVKPKKEISIPFETLSTGWEKYQNDSQEESVAEVKVDTSELPLVTSSNGEQVLRFYWLDAYEDPYSSPGTVYLFGKVWIEKAKVYVSCCVTVKNIERRIYVLPRSTRKNLKSGSDTGIDVTMVDVYSEFNEKIAEKFKIPKFKSKKVTKQYAFEKVDVPVESDYLEIRFGAEIPPLPRDLEGETFSHVFGTHTSCLELLLIDSKMKGPGWLDIKLPQIVNPQVSWCKIEVSISKPELLSVVSDQQLTPPPLVVMTLNLRTLPNHKNHQNEIVAATCLVQESFSIDKPAPKNPFQQHFCVLTKPSDSLFPFDFREKLQKEGKKLRVEMLPNERALMGFLLAKIHKLDPDVIVGHDIFGFDLDLILHRINANKVPHWSKIGRLKRTKMPKLSGPGHRGFADKTAACGRLVCDIKLSAKELIRSRSYDLTELANVILKSKRLELDYDQIRNMYMSSQQLLQLLELTLMDSTYILRILYELNVLPLALQITSICGNVMTRTLLGGRSERNEYLLLHAFTEKNFIVPDKEYKKTVVKEAIDDDEAEDGGKGGKSSGRRKPAYAGGLVLDPKKGFYDKYILLLDFNSLYPSIIQEYNICFTTVSRNAVQQSEKDDEEPIIELPDKDLEPGILPTEIRKLVESRRQVKQLMKGDISNEQYMQYDIRQKALKLTANSMYGCLGFSHSRFFAKPLAALITAKGREILMKTKDLVQSMNLDVIYGDTDSIMINTNCNDIDAVYKVGNKVKSEVNKLYKLLEIDIDGVFKSMLLLKKKKYAALSVSKGPDGKYVEHKELKGLDIVRRDWSDLAKEAGNFVVEQILSGETRETIVENIHSKLMEVGEKVRNGDIPIELYYITKQLTKNPEDYPDKKSLPHVQVALRVNSKGGKKMKAGDTVPYIICADGSTLAASQRAYHPEELAKSNTLTVDTKYYLSQQVHPVVSRLCDPIEGTDAAHLAECLGLDPSGYKHTARYDEEDEALLNGTEISDEEKYRDCERFKFVCPNPLCGREIIVDAAFTGAGEWTECAIGVCPNKECKTKLDEKTPYICNRLRMDIRRHIQKYYQGWLKCEDAACGTVTRRVPLTFQRGHPVCHACHRGLLHPLYTDTMLYTQLCFYEHIFDADKALKSMADGTEKNSAMTKYKNNETAKELYGQLKDLVSGVIRRNAYSEVNLDKLFQSTFQLKARNHQLTG